One genomic segment of Terriglobales bacterium includes these proteins:
- the purN gene encoding phosphoribosylglycinamide formyltransferase has product MKNLGILLSGRGTNFQAIADSCDAGRIPARISVVISNRTEAPGIAIARQRGLPALVIPSKGKQREEHDREVVAALQEAKVDLVCMAGYMRLLSPWFVQQFPQRILNIHPSLLPAFPGLEAQKQALQYGVKVSGCTVHFVDEQLDHGAILVQRTVPVLDTDDEHTLAARILEQEHIAYTEAINIVLGGRFEVVGRRVVRKD; this is encoded by the coding sequence ATGAAGAATCTCGGCATCCTGCTCTCCGGACGCGGCACCAACTTCCAGGCCATCGCGGATTCCTGCGATGCCGGCCGCATCCCAGCTCGCATCTCGGTCGTGATCTCGAACCGCACTGAGGCTCCGGGCATCGCGATCGCGCGCCAGCGCGGGCTCCCTGCGCTGGTCATTCCTTCGAAAGGCAAGCAGCGCGAAGAGCATGACCGCGAGGTGGTGGCGGCGCTGCAGGAGGCAAAGGTCGACCTGGTCTGCATGGCCGGGTACATGCGCCTGCTCTCGCCCTGGTTCGTGCAGCAGTTTCCGCAACGTATCCTCAACATCCATCCTTCGCTGTTGCCCGCTTTCCCCGGCCTCGAAGCCCAGAAGCAGGCGCTGCAATACGGCGTGAAAGTCAGTGGCTGCACCGTGCACTTCGTGGATGAGCAGCTCGACCACGGCGCCATTCTCGTGCAGCGTACCGTGCCGGTGCTGGATACCGACGACGAGCACACGCTGGCGGCGCGCATCCTCGAACAGGAGCACATTGCGTATACAGAGGCGATCAATATTGTGCTCGGGGGAAGATTTGAGGTTGTTGGGCGGAGAGTGGTCAGGAAAGATTGA
- a CDS encoding four helix bundle protein: MNQAEALKQRTTQFALRILRLCRALPRTDEGRVVSRQLLRSATSVAANYRAVCRARSRAEFTSRLGVVVEEMDETAFWMDFLIQGEFLPAERLDGLRKEADELLAIFAASQRTAKGRQSSMNK, translated from the coding sequence ATGAATCAAGCCGAAGCCCTGAAACAACGCACCACGCAGTTTGCGTTGCGAATCCTGAGGCTTTGCAGGGCCCTGCCCCGAACCGATGAAGGTCGTGTAGTTTCGCGGCAATTGCTTCGCTCTGCTACTTCCGTCGCCGCGAACTACCGCGCGGTTTGCCGAGCGCGTTCCAGGGCCGAGTTCACTTCACGCCTCGGTGTGGTCGTTGAGGAAATGGATGAAACTGCATTCTGGATGGACTTCCTCATTCAAGGAGAGTTCCTGCCCGCAGAGCGACTCGACGGCCTGAGAAAGGAGGCGGATGAGTTGCTCGCAATCTTCGCCGCTTCGCAACGGACCGCCAAGGGTCGACAGTCTTCAATGAACAAATGA
- the tyrS gene encoding tyrosine--tRNA ligase has protein sequence MASFRSVDEQLELLKKGAAEIIRESELRERLEHSRKTGTPLRVKAGFDPTAPDLHLGHTVLIRKLKHFQDLGHTVIFLIGDFTGMIGDPTGRSATRPPLTRAEIDKNAETYKAQVFKLLDAEKTVVDFNSRWFSKFTAEDFIRLAAKYTVSQMLEREDFHQRFDHEKPIAIHELLYPLAQAYDSVALKADVELGGTDQKFNLLVGREIQRAYGQPSQVVLTTPLLEGTDGVQKMSKSFGNAIGITEPPLEMYGKLMSISDEMMWRYWELLTDASMSAIENMKRQVSGGKLHPMNAKKGLAAKIVADFHSEKAAQQAADDWAKQFQKGEVPESVTVITVRVVDVSSIRPGSLTVEGTIPLQLDKVLAKTGLAASRSEGMRKIREGAVSIDGTVERSQSIAIDRLPKEFVLRLGRRLCRVRVES, from the coding sequence ATGGCTTCTTTTCGTTCCGTCGACGAACAGCTTGAACTCCTGAAGAAAGGTGCGGCCGAGATCATTCGCGAGAGCGAGCTCCGCGAGCGCCTGGAGCACTCACGCAAGACGGGCACGCCGTTGCGCGTCAAGGCGGGCTTCGACCCCACGGCGCCCGACCTGCACCTGGGCCACACCGTCCTCATCCGCAAGCTCAAGCACTTCCAGGACCTGGGGCACACAGTGATTTTCCTGATCGGCGATTTCACCGGCATGATCGGCGATCCCACCGGGCGCTCGGCCACCCGTCCGCCGCTCACCCGCGCCGAGATTGATAAGAACGCCGAGACCTACAAGGCCCAGGTGTTCAAGCTCCTGGACGCGGAGAAGACCGTGGTCGACTTCAACAGCCGCTGGTTCTCCAAGTTTACGGCCGAGGACTTCATCCGCCTGGCGGCCAAGTACACCGTCTCGCAGATGCTCGAACGTGAGGACTTCCACCAGCGCTTCGACCACGAAAAGCCCATCGCCATCCACGAGCTGCTCTACCCGCTGGCCCAGGCGTACGACTCGGTGGCGCTGAAGGCGGATGTCGAGCTGGGCGGCACCGACCAGAAGTTCAACCTGCTGGTGGGCCGCGAGATCCAGCGCGCCTACGGCCAGCCCTCGCAGGTCGTGCTCACTACGCCGCTGCTCGAAGGCACCGACGGCGTGCAAAAGATGTCCAAGTCGTTCGGCAACGCTATCGGCATCACCGAGCCGCCGCTGGAGATGTACGGCAAGCTCATGTCCATCTCCGACGAGATGATGTGGCGCTACTGGGAACTGCTCACCGACGCCTCCATGAGCGCCATCGAGAACATGAAGCGCCAGGTCTCGGGCGGCAAGCTCCACCCCATGAACGCCAAGAAGGGTTTGGCCGCGAAAATCGTAGCCGACTTCCATTCCGAGAAGGCCGCGCAACAGGCCGCCGACGACTGGGCCAAACAGTTCCAGAAGGGCGAAGTGCCGGAGAGCGTGACAGTCATCACTGTGCGCGTCGTCGACGTCAGTTCTATTCGTCCGGGATCTCTCACGGTGGAGGGCACAATACCACTGCAATTAGATAAGGTGCTGGCCAAGACTGGTCTCGCAGCTTCAAGATCTGAGGGAATGCGCAAGATTCGCGAGGGGGCGGTAAGCATCGACGGTACGGTTGAGCGGAGTCAGTCGATCGCAATCGACCGGTTACCAAAAGAATTCGTCCTCCGGCTGGGACGAAGACTATGTCGGGTTCGCGTCGAGAGCTAG
- a CDS encoding diacylglycerol kinase family protein yields the protein MPAAAILGPNASESELRPFRECGVPIAVTDSPQDAEAVLILGGDGTIHRQLARLARSGIPMLPVPHGSGNDFARALGLLRPADALAAWRKFAAGAGSVRDVDLGVIRSPATSDTACATYFCCVGGAGVDAEANRRANAMPAWLRAHGGYVLAALAAIAAFHPCEFRIAAEGAEAPTDAFAGRAWMVAFANASAYGAGMKIAPRALPDDGRLDLCLIRDASRTRLMRCLHRVYSGRHIEMPEVTYYQAERVRIETATPLDVYADGEYICQTPIEVSVERRALRVIG from the coding sequence GTGCCGGCCGCCGCCATCCTCGGGCCTAATGCCAGTGAGAGCGAACTGCGGCCATTCCGCGAGTGCGGAGTGCCGATCGCGGTGACGGATTCGCCGCAGGACGCCGAGGCTGTGCTGATCCTGGGCGGCGATGGGACCATCCATCGGCAGCTTGCCCGGCTGGCGCGCAGCGGCATTCCCATGCTGCCCGTGCCGCACGGCAGCGGCAACGACTTCGCGCGGGCGCTGGGCCTGTTGCGTCCGGCCGACGCGCTGGCCGCCTGGCGGAAGTTCGCCGCCGGCGCCGGCAGCGTCCGCGACGTGGACCTGGGCGTGATCCGGAGCCCGGCCACCAGTGATACCGCATGCGCGACTTACTTCTGCTGCGTGGGCGGCGCCGGAGTGGACGCCGAGGCCAACCGCCGCGCCAATGCTATGCCGGCGTGGCTGCGCGCGCATGGCGGTTACGTGCTGGCGGCGCTGGCGGCGATCGCCGCCTTCCACCCGTGCGAGTTCCGCATTGCGGCGGAAGGCGCGGAAGCGCCCACAGATGCGTTCGCAGGGCGGGCCTGGATGGTGGCGTTTGCGAATGCCTCGGCTTACGGGGCAGGCATGAAAATCGCGCCGCGCGCGCTGCCGGACGACGGCCGGTTGGACCTGTGCCTGATCCGCGACGCCTCCCGCACCCGCCTGATGCGCTGCCTGCACCGCGTCTACTCCGGACGGCACATCGAGATGCCGGAGGTCACGTACTACCAGGCCGAGCGCGTGCGGATCGAGACGGCAACTCCACTCGACGTTTACGCTGACGGTGAGTACATCTGCCAGACGCCGATTGAGGTTTCGGTGGAGCGACGAGCGCTGCGGGTGATTGGTTGA
- the sppA gene encoding signal peptide peptidase SppA produces MSNDGKSRTFLWIVVGGGAFFLFLLAVFTLVYVSVKSDADSAFAGFGDRIAVVDIEGVLIDSKTTVEHIKKYGDDRSIKAIILRVNTPGGGVAASQEIHDAVKRVREKNKKRIVAWISTVGASGGYYIAVATDKVYANPGSIVGSVGVIAQYYIYPELIRWLKLKDITLKTGEFKDTGSPARDITPAEREYLQKLMNDMHAQFVQAVAEGRKLKEEEVRALSDGRVWTGQQALPLKLVDQLGDFQACVDDTAKAVGIEGEPTLVRPIKERRTLLDVLFGDASAWFPDRSKLMETHVGFYYLWK; encoded by the coding sequence ATGAGTAACGACGGCAAATCGCGCACCTTCCTGTGGATCGTGGTCGGAGGCGGGGCGTTCTTCCTGTTCCTGCTGGCGGTGTTCACGCTGGTCTACGTGAGCGTGAAGTCGGATGCGGACAGCGCCTTCGCCGGGTTCGGTGACCGCATCGCGGTGGTAGATATCGAAGGTGTGCTCATCGATTCCAAGACCACCGTGGAGCACATCAAGAAGTACGGGGACGACCGCTCCATCAAGGCCATCATCCTGCGGGTGAACACGCCCGGCGGTGGCGTGGCCGCCTCGCAGGAGATCCACGACGCCGTCAAGCGCGTGCGCGAAAAGAACAAGAAGCGCATCGTGGCCTGGATCAGCACCGTGGGCGCGAGCGGCGGTTACTACATCGCCGTGGCTACCGACAAGGTGTACGCCAACCCCGGCTCCATCGTGGGCTCGGTGGGCGTGATCGCGCAATATTACATTTATCCCGAGCTCATCCGCTGGCTGAAGCTGAAAGACATCACGCTCAAGACCGGCGAATTCAAAGACACCGGCTCGCCCGCGCGCGACATCACCCCTGCCGAGCGCGAGTACCTGCAGAAGCTGATGAATGACATGCACGCCCAGTTCGTCCAGGCCGTCGCCGAAGGCCGCAAGCTCAAGGAAGAAGAAGTGCGCGCCCTGAGCGATGGCCGCGTGTGGACCGGCCAGCAGGCCCTGCCGTTGAAGCTCGTCGATCAACTGGGGGACTTCCAGGCCTGCGTGGATGACACCGCGAAGGCGGTGGGCATCGAGGGAGAGCCTACGTTAGTCCGTCCCATCAAAGAGCGTCGCACCCTGCTCGACGTGCTGTTCGGCGACGCCAGCGCCTGGTTCCCCGACCGCTCCAAGCTGATGGAAACGCACGTCGGTTTTTATTACCTGTGGAAGTAA
- a CDS encoding HU family DNA-binding protein: MTKADLIDQVSQLVEVTRKDSEVIVETIFDSIVRSLRAGDKIEIRGFGSFRTRKRKPRVGRNPKTGDRVEVPAKTIPYFKPSKELKDLVNSK; this comes from the coding sequence ATGACCAAGGCGGACCTGATCGATCAAGTCTCGCAACTGGTGGAAGTGACGCGCAAGGACAGCGAAGTCATCGTGGAGACGATCTTCGACAGCATCGTGCGCTCCCTGCGCGCCGGCGACAAGATCGAGATCCGCGGCTTCGGCAGCTTCCGCACCCGCAAGCGCAAACCCCGCGTCGGCCGCAACCCCAAGACCGGCGACCGCGTCGAGGTCCCGGCCAAGACCATCCCCTATTTCAAGCCCAGCAAGGAACTCAAAGACCTCGTCAACAGCAAGTAG
- the pgeF gene encoding peptidoglycan editing factor PgeF encodes MVHRGIDYSGGVRHRQTAPTDKMEGVPAARRTARLEILRAPALSRFPWLLHGFSTRRGGVTRRYGGHALNLGFGAQDARAAVVENRRRFLAALAPGRRARPELMTLRQVHSDVIHGLDHVPKSALAGDGMVTDVPGLLLAVQTADCLPVLLVDPEHRAVGVFHAGWRGTLARIVEKGVGVMRQRYGSDPRRLLAALGPGIHACCYEVGSEVRERFLSQFDYAAALFREVSESDPVRERYPLLFLTARAPGHSDLHKLHLDLVEANRRQLVSAGLRPRHIWASPLCTSCRTDLLFSHRAEKGTTGRMMGVVGLRPGAKVKMKNARAKSQELKAKS; translated from the coding sequence GTGGTACATCGTGGCATCGACTATAGCGGAGGCGTGCGGCACCGGCAAACCGCGCCGACCGATAAAATGGAAGGCGTGCCGGCCGCCCGCCGAACCGCACGCCTCGAGATCCTGCGCGCGCCTGCGCTCTCCCGCTTCCCCTGGCTGCTGCATGGGTTCAGCACGCGCCGCGGAGGCGTCACCCGCCGCTACGGCGGCCACGCCTTGAACCTGGGCTTCGGCGCCCAGGATGCGCGCGCCGCCGTGGTGGAGAACCGCCGGCGCTTCCTGGCGGCGCTGGCCCCTGGAAGACGCGCAAGACCCGAGCTGATGACGCTGCGGCAGGTGCACTCCGATGTGATCCACGGCCTGGATCACGTGCCGAAATCGGCGCTGGCAGGCGATGGCATGGTGACCGACGTCCCCGGCCTGCTGCTGGCGGTGCAGACGGCCGACTGCCTGCCCGTGCTGCTGGTCGATCCGGAACATCGTGCGGTCGGCGTCTTTCATGCCGGGTGGCGGGGGACGCTGGCGCGCATTGTCGAAAAAGGCGTGGGCGTGATGCGGCAGCGCTACGGGAGCGACCCGCGGAGACTGCTGGCCGCGCTCGGCCCGGGCATTCATGCCTGCTGTTATGAGGTCGGAAGCGAAGTCCGCGAGCGCTTCCTTTCCCAGTTCGACTATGCCGCTGCGCTCTTCCGGGAAGTTTCGGAATCCGATCCCGTGCGGGAGCGATATCCGTTGCTGTTCCTCACCGCACGCGCTCCGGGCCACAGCGACTTGCACAAGCTCCATCTCGACCTGGTGGAGGCCAACCGCAGGCAACTGGTCTCCGCCGGCCTTAGGCCGCGCCACATCTGGGCCTCGCCACTGTGCACGTCGTGCCGGACGGACCTGTTGTTCTCCCACCGCGCTGAGAAGGGGACGACGGGACGGATGATGGGAGTCGTCGGACTGCGTCCGGGTGCAAAAGTCAAAATGAAAAATGCAAGGGCTAAGAGCCAAGAGCTAAAGGCCAAAAGCTAG
- the pckA gene encoding phosphoenolpyruvate carboxykinase (ATP): MSDDALMSAIAALVHGKDVHRNLPPGALVEHAIRRSEGRLASNGSLVSETGKRTGRSPKDKFTVKDEITADRVDWGAVNQPFDPAKFDALCDRVVDYLAHRTLYVQDLFAGADPLYRLPIRVINELAWHNLFVRQLFVRPSPGELASHKPEFTVICAPEFHAQPARDGTASEAFIGVNFKRQLVLICGTRYAGEMKKSIFSVMNFLLPHRNVFPMHCSANVGADGVTALFFGLSGTGKTTLSADPGRRLIGDDEHGWSETGIFNFEGGCYAKCIRLSRENEPQIWNALRFGAVLENVIISPETHEPDYNDDRLTENTRAAYPVDFIDNAVIPGIGGHPKHVVFLTADAFGVLPPISRLSPEQAMYHFLSGYTAKVAGTEAGVGSEPQATFSTCFGAPFLPLRPKVYAEMLGDRLRRHQAQCWLVNTGWFGGPFGVGKRMNLPYTRAMVRAAVDGRLEKAEYTAEAAFGLSIPKSCPDVPSELLNPRNAWRDKSNYDKQATHLAELFARNFERFDAPEAVRAAGPARAVVSG; this comes from the coding sequence ATGTCTGATGATGCCCTGATGAGCGCCATTGCCGCCCTGGTCCACGGCAAGGATGTCCATCGCAACCTGCCTCCGGGAGCCCTTGTAGAGCACGCCATCCGCAGGAGCGAGGGCCGCTTGGCCTCCAACGGCTCCCTGGTTTCCGAAACCGGCAAGCGCACCGGCCGCTCCCCCAAGGACAAGTTCACGGTCAAGGATGAGATCACCGCCGACCGGGTGGACTGGGGCGCTGTCAACCAGCCGTTCGATCCGGCGAAGTTCGACGCCTTGTGCGACCGCGTGGTGGACTACCTGGCTCACCGTACCCTGTACGTCCAGGACCTGTTCGCTGGCGCCGACCCGCTCTACCGCCTCCCCATCCGGGTGATCAACGAGCTGGCCTGGCACAACCTGTTCGTGCGGCAACTGTTCGTCCGGCCGTCGCCGGGAGAGTTGGCCTCACACAAGCCCGAGTTCACGGTCATCTGCGCCCCCGAGTTCCATGCCCAGCCGGCACGCGATGGCACAGCCTCGGAAGCGTTCATCGGAGTGAACTTCAAGCGCCAACTGGTGCTTATCTGCGGCACCAGGTACGCGGGCGAGATGAAGAAGTCCATCTTCAGCGTGATGAACTTCCTGCTGCCGCACCGCAACGTATTCCCGATGCACTGCTCGGCCAATGTGGGTGCGGATGGCGTGACCGCGCTGTTCTTCGGACTTTCCGGAACCGGCAAGACAACCCTCTCGGCCGACCCCGGCCGCCGCCTCATCGGCGACGATGAGCACGGCTGGAGTGAGACCGGCATCTTTAACTTCGAGGGCGGCTGCTATGCCAAGTGCATCCGGCTCTCGCGCGAGAACGAGCCCCAGATCTGGAACGCGCTGCGTTTCGGGGCCGTGCTGGAAAACGTGATCATCTCGCCGGAGACGCATGAACCCGATTACAACGACGACCGGCTAACGGAGAACACGCGCGCCGCCTATCCCGTAGATTTCATCGACAACGCCGTGATTCCCGGCATCGGGGGACACCCCAAGCACGTCGTCTTTCTCACCGCGGACGCATTTGGCGTGTTGCCCCCCATTTCGCGGCTCAGCCCGGAACAGGCTATGTACCACTTCCTCTCCGGCTATACCGCCAAGGTCGCGGGAACCGAGGCGGGCGTGGGCTCCGAACCCCAGGCCACGTTCTCCACCTGCTTCGGCGCGCCCTTTTTGCCGCTGCGTCCCAAGGTCTACGCGGAGATGCTGGGCGACCGGTTGCGCCGCCATCAGGCGCAATGCTGGCTGGTGAACACCGGTTGGTTCGGAGGGCCGTTCGGCGTAGGCAAGCGCATGAACCTGCCCTACACGCGCGCCATGGTGCGCGCCGCCGTCGATGGCCGCCTGGAAAAGGCCGAGTACACGGCCGAGGCGGCCTTCGGCCTGAGCATCCCGAAGTCCTGCCCGGACGTTCCCTCGGAGCTGCTGAACCCGCGCAATGCCTGGCGCGACAAGTCCAACTACGACAAGCAGGCGACCCACCTGGCCGAACTCTTTGCCAGGAACTTTGAGCGGTTTGACGCGCCGGAAGCGGTGCGCGCCGCGGGGCCGGCAAGAGCAGTGGTCAGCGGCTAG
- a CDS encoding SpoIIE family protein phosphatase translates to MARAASPRSTDEVLAQVPSVLATEFDAERSELWLWDESSRSAYLTHAAGEPGHHRHDYAPAGEGAIGKLADARKLAENLELASFGGDDQEFVRRTGLTRLSAYPLVARERLVGVIASYSRAEVDEERLRWWRLYAEVTGISVHEALAAQESRKAITQLSLLFEATRLLNSTLDLAELLDLILSIARKETQADRGTVFLVDKPHQELWSIVASGLDREEIRMPFGRGVAGRVAQSGETVNAEDAYKLDFHESSFDQKFNYRTRSLLCLPIRHHTGEIVGVIQLLNKTTGGPFTAEDEDFLTKLSGHMALALENARLHREAMEKQRLEKELALARSIQRNLLPLSPPVVPGFELAVVNEPCYAVGGDYYDFLSLGPQSMLLVVADVEGKGVSSALVMSNLQATLRALVMHLHSLEVLTLSLNEMMYHDAKSTKYLSIFLGLVDTRRNGLHYINAGHVPPLLVRASGGYKRLEEGGLIVGLFPQAEYQRGSVRLEPGDVLVCCTDGILEASNVRAEEFGVERLAEAVARHRAKNAQQIVDSVLEEVNQFAAGGQHVDDKVLMVMKVMRDAAPQTALAGTPWSRPPG, encoded by the coding sequence ATGGCGCGCGCTGCCTCGCCCCGTTCCACCGACGAGGTGCTGGCCCAGGTCCCCAGCGTGCTGGCCACCGAGTTCGACGCCGAGCGCTCCGAACTGTGGCTCTGGGACGAATCCTCCCGCTCCGCCTACCTCACCCACGCCGCGGGCGAGCCGGGACACCACCGCCACGATTACGCGCCCGCCGGCGAAGGCGCGATCGGCAAGCTGGCCGATGCCCGCAAGCTGGCCGAGAACCTGGAACTGGCCAGCTTCGGCGGCGACGACCAGGAGTTCGTGCGGCGCACCGGCCTCACCCGCCTCTCCGCCTATCCGCTGGTGGCCCGCGAACGCCTGGTGGGGGTTATCGCCAGCTATTCGCGCGCGGAGGTGGACGAAGAGCGGCTGCGCTGGTGGCGGCTCTACGCCGAGGTCACCGGCATCAGCGTGCACGAAGCGCTGGCCGCGCAGGAAAGCCGCAAGGCCATCACCCAGCTCTCGCTGCTGTTCGAGGCCACACGCCTGCTCAATTCCACGCTGGACCTCGCCGAGCTGCTCGACCTGATCCTCAGCATCGCCCGCAAGGAGACGCAGGCCGACCGGGGCACGGTCTTCCTGGTGGACAAGCCGCATCAGGAACTGTGGTCCATCGTGGCCTCCGGGCTCGACCGCGAGGAGATCCGCATGCCCTTCGGGCGCGGCGTGGCCGGGCGCGTGGCCCAGAGCGGCGAGACCGTGAACGCCGAAGACGCCTACAAGCTCGACTTCCACGAAAGCAGCTTCGATCAGAAGTTCAACTACCGCACACGGTCGCTGCTCTGCCTGCCCATCCGGCACCACACCGGCGAGATCGTGGGCGTCATCCAGTTGCTGAACAAGACGACGGGCGGACCGTTCACCGCGGAGGACGAAGACTTTCTCACCAAACTCTCCGGGCACATGGCGCTGGCGCTGGAGAACGCCCGCCTGCACCGCGAGGCCATGGAGAAGCAGCGCCTGGAGAAGGAGCTGGCGCTGGCCCGTTCCATCCAGCGCAACCTGTTGCCGCTCTCGCCGCCCGTCGTGCCCGGCTTCGAGCTGGCCGTGGTCAACGAACCCTGTTATGCCGTGGGCGGCGACTACTATGACTTCCTCAGTCTGGGACCGCAGTCGATGCTGCTGGTGGTGGCGGACGTCGAAGGCAAGGGCGTCTCTTCCGCCCTCGTCATGTCGAACCTGCAGGCGACGCTGCGCGCCCTGGTGATGCACCTGCACTCGCTCGAAGTGCTCACCCTTTCGCTCAACGAGATGATGTACCACGACGCCAAGTCCACCAAGTACCTGAGCATCTTTCTCGGGCTGGTGGACACGCGGCGCAACGGCCTGCACTACATCAACGCCGGGCACGTGCCGCCGCTGCTGGTTCGGGCGAGCGGCGGATACAAGCGGCTGGAGGAGGGCGGCCTGATCGTGGGACTGTTCCCGCAGGCCGAATACCAGCGCGGCTCGGTCCGGCTGGAGCCGGGCGACGTGCTGGTGTGCTGCACCGACGGCATCCTGGAAGCCTCCAACGTCCGGGCGGAGGAATTCGGGGTCGAGCGCCTGGCCGAAGCGGTCGCCCGCCACCGCGCCAAGAACGCGCAGCAGATTGTGGATTCGGTGCTTGAGGAAGTGAACCAGTTCGCCGCCGGCGGCCAGCACGTGGACGACAAAGTCCTGATGGTGATGAAGGTCATGCGCGACGCCGCGCCGCAGACAGCGCTTGCCGGCACGCCCTGGTCAAGACCGCCGGGCTAG
- a CDS encoding adenine phosphoribosyltransferase: MSSEINNHVAPLKKLIREVPDFPKPGINFYDITTLLKDKRGFAMLIDALTAHYILKEIDLVLGIEARGFIFGPALAYRLNAGFVPVRKPKKLPAETAKWTYELEYGTDTLEIHKDAVKAGQRVIIVDDLLATGGTASACVGLAKSLGAEIAGVGFVVELDFLKGREKLKGEDVYSLLKYDK; the protein is encoded by the coding sequence ATGTCCTCAGAGATCAACAACCACGTCGCGCCGCTCAAGAAGCTCATCCGCGAAGTTCCGGACTTTCCCAAGCCCGGCATCAACTTCTACGACATCACCACGCTGCTGAAGGACAAGCGCGGCTTCGCCATGCTGATCGACGCCCTCACCGCGCATTACATCCTGAAGGAGATCGACCTGGTGCTGGGCATCGAGGCGCGCGGCTTCATCTTCGGCCCGGCGCTGGCCTACCGGCTGAACGCCGGCTTCGTCCCCGTGCGCAAGCCCAAGAAGCTCCCCGCCGAAACCGCCAAGTGGACCTACGAGCTCGAGTACGGCACCGATACGCTGGAGATTCACAAGGACGCGGTCAAGGCCGGGCAGCGCGTCATCATCGTGGATGACCTGTTGGCCACGGGCGGCACGGCCAGCGCCTGCGTGGGCCTGGCCAAGTCGCTGGGCGCCGAGATCGCCGGGGTGGGATTCGTCGTGGAGCTGGACTTTCTCAAGGGCCGCGAGAAGCTCAAAGGCGAAGACGTATACTCGCTGCTGAAGTACGACAAGTAG
- a CDS encoding acylphosphatase — MEARRYIVRGRVQGVGFRWFVEREARTLGIHGWVRNNADGSVEVLAMGTREQVTALRARLQAGPRAARVDAVDEHEAQPVAGLNTFRIEGVW; from the coding sequence ATGGAAGCTCGTCGCTACATCGTCCGCGGGCGCGTGCAGGGCGTAGGGTTTCGCTGGTTCGTGGAGCGCGAGGCGCGCACGCTCGGCATTCACGGCTGGGTGCGCAACAACGCCGATGGCTCGGTCGAAGTCCTGGCCATGGGGACGCGTGAGCAGGTGACCGCGCTGCGCGCCCGGCTACAGGCCGGTCCGCGGGCCGCGCGGGTCGACGCCGTGGATGAGCACGAGGCCCAGCCGGTCGCCGGGCTCAACACTTTCCGCATCGAAGGAGTCTGGTAA
- the efp gene encoding elongation factor P yields the protein MYVTATQLRPGMIVMHNKDLHAVFSVEHRTPGNKRGFIQAKLRNLRTGSLIDHRFRAEDDVEKVVVDEVEMEYLYHDGAGYHFMNTETYEQVVLAPDVLGEAVDYIIPNITLKVEIHEGRPIGVELPQTVDLEVVETEPGLRSATASSVMKPAKLETGLVVNVPPFINAGEKIRVDTAEGVYLERVK from the coding sequence ATGTATGTGACCGCCACCCAGTTGCGCCCCGGCATGATCGTGATGCACAACAAGGACCTGCATGCGGTGTTCAGCGTGGAGCACCGCACCCCGGGCAACAAGCGGGGCTTCATCCAGGCCAAGCTGCGCAACCTGCGCACGGGCTCGCTCATCGACCACCGGTTCCGCGCCGAGGACGACGTCGAAAAAGTGGTGGTGGATGAGGTCGAAATGGAGTACCTGTACCACGACGGCGCCGGGTATCACTTCATGAACACCGAGACCTATGAGCAGGTGGTGCTCGCACCCGATGTGCTGGGCGAGGCCGTGGACTACATTATTCCCAACATCACCCTGAAGGTGGAAATCCACGAAGGCAGGCCCATCGGCGTGGAACTGCCGCAGACGGTGGACCTCGAGGTGGTGGAAACCGAGCCCGGGCTGCGCAGCGCCACCGCCTCCAGCGTGATGAAGCCGGCCAAGCTCGAAACCGGGCTGGTGGTGAACGTGCCGCCCTTCATCAATGCCGGCGAGAAGATCCGCGTGGATACCGCCGAAGGCGTGTATCTGGAACGGGTCAAGTAG
- a CDS encoding YtxH domain-containing protein, with translation MSKRQEGEYRPAGRGVAGVAAAFFLIGTAVGAAVALLVAPHSGRITRRLLRRRAEDAADLVAERAEELRERGEEILESAKEKVSKFPLKR, from the coding sequence ATGTCCAAGCGTCAGGAAGGCGAATATCGTCCGGCCGGACGGGGTGTGGCTGGCGTGGCAGCGGCATTCTTTCTTATCGGGACGGCAGTGGGAGCAGCGGTGGCGCTGCTGGTGGCGCCGCATTCCGGGCGTATCACCCGGCGGCTCCTCAGGCGGCGGGCCGAAGACGCCGCCGACCTGGTGGCCGAACGCGCCGAAGAACTGCGCGAGCGCGGCGAAGAAATACTGGAATCGGCCAAGGAAAAGGTCTCGAAGTTCCCGCTGAAACGCTAG